A portion of the Oxynema aestuarii AP17 genome contains these proteins:
- a CDS encoding CHASE2 domain-containing protein has protein sequence MDDPKTSLHPRQYLRQVRNAGTFNRFRRFVFSNLWNRMSKQLPDLTPIGVVAIAALCTTSLLVGVRSLGALQRWELLVFDWMIRLRPDDPPDPRLLVVGITEDDLSRFGWPLSDRTLAQALNQLQQHDPAAIGLDLYRNLSQPPGYEELVAELNAPNLIGIENDNVDPPPTLPEARIGFNDLVSDPDGPIRRNLMTFEIEGKTRYSFSLRLALHYLQLKGLAPEVSPTGAIVWGKAVFEPLTSTSGGYATIDAKGYQILLNYRAEDRAVETVTLSQVLDRQVPPEWIEDKIIAIGTIAPSIGDVHYTPYSSTSSHPFMAGVVIHAQMLSQLLSAVIDGRPLFWFWSEGVEIAWILAWTVGGAAIAWWCRHPLLLVAVSAGGIGVLVLTTWGIFLAAGWIPFVTPVLGWAIAGSGVVAYRAYQSGRQQQIVMKLLGQSTSPEVADALWSSRDHLLKNGKLPGQKLVATMLFTDLKDFSTISEQMPPEALLEWLNEYLEMLTEVVQEHHGIINKFTGDGIMAAFGVPIARQQPEEIAEDAYNAVSCGLTMSDRLQILNREWQQRGLPVIQMRVGIYTGPIVAGSLGGKERLEYGMIGDSVNIASRLESCEKDRQSSICRVLIARETLTLIREQFVVEHWGPLALKGKHQMVDVYRVLARQQKTGEVPVEPPVDFPQPKR, from the coding sequence ATGGACGATCCAAAAACATCCCTCCACCCCCGCCAGTACCTTCGTCAGGTTCGCAACGCCGGAACATTCAACCGTTTTAGGAGATTCGTGTTTTCTAACTTGTGGAACCGAATGAGCAAACAATTGCCGGACTTAACGCCGATAGGGGTCGTGGCGATCGCCGCCCTATGCACTACGAGTCTCCTCGTCGGCGTGCGGTCTCTCGGTGCCTTACAACGTTGGGAACTGCTGGTTTTCGATTGGATGATTCGCCTGCGTCCCGACGATCCCCCAGACCCGCGCTTGTTAGTCGTCGGCATTACCGAAGACGACCTCAGCCGCTTCGGCTGGCCCTTGAGCGATCGTACCTTAGCCCAAGCCTTAAACCAACTGCAACAGCACGATCCGGCGGCGATCGGCCTCGATCTTTACCGTAACTTATCCCAACCTCCCGGTTACGAGGAACTGGTCGCCGAACTGAACGCCCCCAACCTGATCGGGATCGAAAACGACAACGTAGATCCGCCGCCGACCCTTCCCGAAGCCCGCATCGGCTTTAACGATTTAGTCAGCGACCCGGACGGTCCGATTCGGCGCAACTTGATGACCTTCGAGATCGAGGGCAAAACCCGCTATTCGTTCTCCTTGCGCCTCGCCTTGCACTACCTCCAACTCAAAGGCTTGGCGCCGGAAGTGAGCCCGACCGGGGCGATCGTCTGGGGTAAAGCCGTGTTTGAACCGCTCACTTCTACCTCTGGCGGCTACGCCACGATCGACGCCAAAGGGTATCAAATTTTACTCAACTATCGTGCCGAAGATCGAGCGGTGGAAACGGTCACCCTGTCCCAAGTCTTGGATCGTCAAGTACCGCCGGAGTGGATCGAAGATAAAATCATCGCGATCGGCACGATCGCCCCGAGTATCGGCGACGTACACTATACTCCCTACAGCTCCACCAGCAGCCATCCCTTCATGGCGGGGGTCGTGATTCACGCCCAGATGCTCAGTCAACTCCTCAGTGCAGTTATCGACGGGCGGCCCTTGTTCTGGTTTTGGTCGGAGGGGGTGGAAATCGCTTGGATTCTGGCGTGGACTGTCGGCGGCGCGGCGATCGCCTGGTGGTGCCGCCATCCGTTGCTGTTAGTCGCGGTCAGCGCCGGAGGGATCGGCGTCTTGGTTCTGACCACCTGGGGCATTTTCCTAGCGGCGGGTTGGATACCGTTCGTGACCCCCGTGTTGGGGTGGGCGATCGCCGGATCGGGCGTGGTCGCCTACCGCGCCTACCAGTCCGGACGCCAGCAGCAAATCGTGATGAAACTGCTCGGACAAAGTACCTCGCCGGAAGTTGCCGATGCCTTGTGGAGTAGTCGCGACCACTTGCTCAAAAATGGCAAACTCCCCGGTCAAAAGCTAGTCGCGACCATGCTGTTTACCGACCTCAAAGATTTCAGCACGATTTCCGAGCAAATGCCTCCGGAAGCCTTGCTCGAATGGCTTAACGAATATTTAGAAATGCTCACCGAGGTGGTGCAAGAACATCACGGGATTATTAATAAGTTTACCGGGGATGGGATTATGGCGGCGTTCGGGGTGCCGATCGCCCGCCAGCAGCCCGAAGAAATTGCCGAAGATGCCTATAATGCGGTGTCTTGCGGTTTGACGATGAGCGATCGCCTGCAAATCCTCAATCGCGAGTGGCAACAGCGCGGGTTGCCCGTGATTCAGATGCGCGTCGGCATTTATACCGGACCGATCGTCGCCGGAAGTTTGGGGGGGAAAGAACGGCTCGAATACGGCATGATCGGCGATAGCGTCAACATCGCCTCGCGGTTGGAAAGTTGTGAAAAAGATCGTCAGTCGAGTATTTGCCGGGTATTGATCGCCCGGGAAACTTTGACCCTGATTCGCGAGCAGTTTGTAGTGGAACATTGGGGACCGCTCGCGTTGAAAGGGAAACACCAGATGGTTGACGTTTACCGGGTTTTGGCCCGCCAGCAGAAAACTGGGGAAGTCCCGGTCGAACCTCCGGTGGATTTTCCCCAACCGAAGCGGTAA
- a CDS encoding pentapeptide repeat-containing protein, with the protein MDAEEILRRYNAGETDFRGANLRSAHLQGADLIGANLRSADLQGANLILAYLSRVNLSAAYLVTTRLCGAILNQANLIGANLSDVDLHGASLQGADLRRANLTLANLLDANLSDADLRSSNLSGACLRGACLRGANLRHEKRIYDPANLRGADLSGADLRGVNLVGADLTKADLSYANLTETNLRGANLNQANLYSSLLKGAILSDANLAEANLRCADLTHGKLERVHLTRADLSGAVVTMAILADARLDKANLQGSNLTAVNFTRADLSRSDLSFATLEEANLCEAYLARTNLTAANLTRANLIRAEMSSANLTGVNFKGTTMPDGEVRSR; encoded by the coding sequence ATGGATGCTGAGGAAATTCTCAGGCGATACAATGCAGGCGAAACCGACTTTAGAGGCGCCAACCTGCGATCGGCTCATCTCCAAGGCGCGGATCTCATTGGTGCCAACCTCCGCAGTGCCGACCTTCAGGGGGCTAATTTAATTCTCGCTTACCTCAGTCGCGTCAACTTGAGTGCGGCTTATCTCGTCACTACCCGCTTGTGCGGCGCCATTCTCAATCAAGCCAACCTCATCGGCGCCAACTTGAGCGATGTAGACCTGCACGGAGCCAGCTTGCAAGGGGCAGACTTGCGCCGCGCCAATCTCACGTTAGCCAATTTACTCGATGCCAACCTCAGCGATGCGGACCTTCGCAGTAGCAACCTCAGTGGGGCTTGTCTGCGCGGCGCCTGTTTGCGCGGGGCGAACTTACGCCACGAAAAGCGAATTTACGATCCGGCGAACTTGCGCGGGGCCGACCTGTCCGGCGCCGACCTGCGCGGGGTCAATTTGGTGGGGGCGGATTTGACTAAAGCGGATTTATCTTATGCCAATTTGACGGAAACGAACTTGCGCGGGGCCAATTTAAACCAGGCAAATTTGTATAGCAGTTTGCTCAAAGGGGCAATCTTGTCCGATGCCAATCTCGCCGAAGCGAATTTGCGCTGTGCGGATCTCACTCACGGCAAACTGGAACGAGTTCACCTGACCCGAGCGGATTTGAGTGGGGCCGTGGTGACGATGGCGATTTTGGCCGATGCTCGTCTGGATAAGGCCAATTTGCAAGGGTCTAACCTGACGGCGGTCAATTTCACCCGGGCGGACCTCAGCCGCAGCGACTTGTCGTTTGCAACCTTGGAAGAGGCGAATTTATGTGAGGCATATTTGGCGCGCACGAATTTGACGGCGGCGAATTTGACCCGGGCGAATTTGATTCGGGCGGAAATGAGCAGTGCGAATTTAACTGGGGTGAATTTTAAGGGAACGACGATGCCGGACGGGGAAGTACGATCGCGCTAA
- a CDS encoding tetratricopeptide repeat protein, whose amino-acid sequence MQKQTLFVVSLLLLGGIATVNPAVVRADDGVKIAQNNTQNNQKLKELLRQGRELVDSGEFERALAIYQEAVVLDRENPRIFSGIGYLQARRENYEAAANAYRQAVALEPNNADFQYALGFSLAHLGDNQGAQLAYRRAAQLDPENLNAYIGLGVVLLREGDYEGALRAYQQVTTRDARYWQAYESIGAALLQQGRIEEAMEALEQAESLAPRKSSVQINLAAAFLAQGKVDEALERFKNAAQLEPRNAQIHLQIARILRDREQMDAAFQSYQRAASIDPQLTEAHEAIAAIHLEKQDFLQAIVAFRQLTELDGDNPDYYYYLAVALQGRDRAAEAIEILTKARSLYEAQGVSEGVEKVDALLEELR is encoded by the coding sequence GTGCAAAAGCAGACCTTGTTTGTCGTCAGTCTCCTGTTATTAGGAGGTATTGCTACTGTCAACCCCGCCGTTGTCCGCGCTGACGACGGGGTGAAAATCGCACAAAACAATACCCAAAATAACCAAAAACTCAAAGAACTGCTGCGTCAGGGTCGAGAATTGGTCGATTCTGGGGAGTTTGAAAGGGCGCTGGCTATCTATCAAGAAGCGGTGGTCTTGGACCGGGAAAATCCCCGTATTTTTTCGGGGATCGGCTATTTACAAGCCCGCCGGGAAAATTACGAAGCGGCGGCGAATGCTTACCGTCAGGCGGTGGCGTTGGAACCGAATAATGCGGATTTTCAATATGCGTTGGGCTTTTCTCTGGCCCATTTAGGAGATAATCAAGGCGCCCAACTGGCCTATCGTCGCGCGGCTCAGTTGGATCCCGAGAATTTGAATGCCTATATCGGCTTGGGCGTGGTGCTGTTGCGCGAGGGAGACTACGAAGGGGCTTTGCGCGCTTACCAGCAGGTGACTACGCGAGACGCGCGCTACTGGCAGGCTTACGAGTCGATTGGGGCGGCGCTGCTGCAACAAGGACGCATTGAGGAAGCGATGGAAGCCCTCGAACAAGCGGAGTCGTTGGCGCCGCGCAAGAGTAGCGTTCAGATTAATTTGGCGGCGGCGTTCCTGGCCCAGGGTAAGGTGGATGAGGCGTTGGAACGGTTTAAAAATGCCGCGCAACTCGAACCGCGCAATGCTCAAATTCACTTGCAGATCGCTCGGATTTTACGCGATCGCGAGCAAATGGACGCGGCGTTCCAAAGCTACCAACGGGCGGCGAGCATCGACCCGCAACTGACGGAAGCTCACGAGGCGATCGCCGCGATTCACTTAGAGAAGCAAGATTTTCTGCAAGCGATCGTCGCTTTCCGTCAGTTGACCGAACTCGATGGGGATAATCCCGATTATTACTATTATTTAGCTGTCGCCCTCCAGGGACGCGATCGCGCCGCCGAGGCGATCGAAATCTTGACAAAAGCTCGCTCTCTTTACGAAGCCCAAGGGGTGAGCGAGGGGGTCGAAAAAGTCGATGCTCTGCTCGAAGAGCTTCGCTAA
- a CDS encoding transglutaminase-like domain-containing protein, producing MKFNLGCQLSYQVDSWSTFVFNLRVVETNYQKLLNELLEISPDIEIDEYYSPFSENRYFRLNVPANTRLQLSYWAKVEMSHYYGDPGTIAEVAPADLPVEMLHYLYPSRYCQSDRLLRLADSEFGHLEPGYSRVTAICNWIYEKVIYLYGSSNPHTSAYDTATERQGVCRDFAHLGIAFCRALNIPARFVSAYAYGLEPPDFHACFEAYLGDRWYLFDATRRAPQNGLIRIGTGQDASDVSLSTIFGAVQMQEMKVFVEYLPASTATSDEIPQLTTKAIAIS from the coding sequence ATGAAATTTAACTTAGGGTGTCAACTCAGCTATCAAGTGGACTCTTGGAGTACCTTTGTCTTTAACTTGCGGGTGGTGGAAACTAACTATCAAAAACTCCTCAACGAATTACTGGAAATTTCACCGGACATCGAGATCGACGAATACTATTCTCCCTTTTCAGAAAATCGCTATTTTCGCCTCAACGTTCCGGCAAATACGCGCTTGCAATTGTCCTACTGGGCGAAGGTAGAAATGTCTCATTATTATGGCGATCCGGGAACGATCGCCGAAGTCGCCCCGGCGGATTTGCCTGTAGAAATGCTGCACTATCTCTATCCGAGTCGTTACTGTCAGTCCGATCGCCTCTTGCGGTTAGCCGATTCCGAGTTCGGGCATTTAGAACCGGGATACTCGCGGGTAACGGCAATTTGTAACTGGATTTACGAGAAAGTGATCTATCTTTACGGGTCGAGTAACCCCCATACTTCCGCTTACGATACGGCGACGGAACGCCAAGGAGTCTGTCGAGATTTTGCTCATTTGGGGATCGCCTTTTGTCGGGCTCTCAATATTCCGGCGCGGTTCGTTTCTGCTTACGCCTACGGGTTGGAACCGCCGGACTTTCATGCGTGTTTTGAAGCTTATTTAGGCGATCGCTGGTACTTGTTCGACGCGACCCGCCGCGCCCCCCAAAATGGCTTAATCCGGATTGGAACCGGACAAGACGCCTCCGATGTTTCTCTCTCGACGATTTTCGGGGCAGTGCAGATGCAGGAAATGAAAGTATTTGTAGAATACCTGCCCGCATCGACGGCGACCTCCGACGAAATCCCGCAATTGACGACCAAGGCGATCGCGATTTCGTGA
- a CDS encoding YbhB/YbcL family Raf kinase inhibitor-like protein, producing MNRRSFCGGAAIVIGVNLLPIEGCRPAPHSFKTNLKRNKTMNLQSRAFEANASIPPRYTCDGVDVSPPLSWDDPPPETRSFAIVTDDPDAPGRTFVHWVAYNLPPETRDLPEGVPLGDRLASGGVQGKNDFGKIGYGGPCPPSGTHRYFFKLYALDRVLDLKPGATKAELLQAIDGHILAESELVGRYARQR from the coding sequence GTGAACCGTCGAAGCTTTTGCGGGGGGGCGGCGATCGTTATTGGGGTCAATCTGTTACCGATCGAGGGTTGTCGCCCCGCCCCCCATTCATTTAAAACCAATTTAAAAAGGAATAAGACCATGAACTTGCAAAGTCGTGCCTTTGAAGCGAACGCCTCGATTCCCCCTCGATACACCTGTGACGGGGTCGATGTCTCGCCGCCATTATCTTGGGACGACCCGCCACCGGAAACGCGCAGTTTCGCGATCGTTACCGACGACCCCGACGCCCCGGGGCGCACCTTCGTTCACTGGGTAGCGTATAATTTACCCCCGGAAACGCGCGATCTCCCGGAAGGGGTTCCCCTCGGAGATCGGCTCGCTTCTGGGGGGGTTCAGGGTAAAAATGATTTTGGCAAAATCGGTTATGGTGGGCCTTGTCCCCCCAGTGGGACCCACCGTTATTTTTTCAAGCTTTACGCCCTCGATCGCGTCCTCGACCTCAAACCGGGCGCCACGAAAGCCGAACTGCTTCAGGCGATCGACGGCCATATTTTAGCCGAGTCGGAACTGGTCGGACGGTACGCGCGCCAGCGCTAA
- a CDS encoding YbjQ family protein, protein MILSTTDVIQGAVVKSYLGVVTAEVVYGSNALRDFFAGIRDMIGGRTGSYEKVFKQGQEEAIAELEQRARALGANAVIGIEIDTGTINIDDRGALLLITASGTAVSLEQ, encoded by the coding sequence ATGATTTTATCAACAACTGACGTGATTCAAGGGGCCGTGGTCAAATCTTATTTGGGAGTGGTCACCGCCGAAGTGGTGTACGGAAGTAACGCCCTGCGCGATTTTTTTGCGGGCATTCGCGATATGATTGGCGGACGCACGGGCAGCTATGAAAAAGTCTTCAAACAGGGTCAAGAAGAAGCGATCGCCGAACTCGAACAACGGGCGCGCGCTTTGGGCGCCAATGCGGTGATCGGTATTGAAATCGATACGGGGACGATTAATATCGACGATCGCGGCGCCTTACTGCTGATTACGGCTTCGGGGACGGCGGTTTCCCTCGAACAGTGA
- a CDS encoding DUF928 domain-containing protein — translation MRSVPPTLGPPVPPTAQDRSRSGQASAAKASRKSPGRSPTSEMRRPSSTLSPKENVLMCCQPIVKLSILAVSIACLNTVGAAFPVRAVEFNPPDVGTPERRVGGGTRSGSPSEIDTQVGIFQPRQSGAPDRRIGGGSRGCSVGENGESGQPLTAIVPESLVGLTVSQAPTFFWYVPKHDAPAVEFALLDEERQTVIYETTFQTRGQAGLISLQLPENANLIPLELNKKYRWYFSIVCDPEDRAGDIAVEGWIQRVEPSAQLQERLAAAQSDGDRAAIYAQEGIWHETIALLVQQRLADPDNPQLEREWNQLLQSIGLDHLAQLSLWETSEARVP, via the coding sequence GTGCGTTCCGTTCCCCCCACCCTCGGGCCACCCGTTCCGCCGACGGCTCAAGATCGATCCCGATCGGGACAAGCTAGCGCGGCGAAGGCTTCGCGAAAGTCCCCGGGGCGATCGCCGACATCGGAAATGAGGCGACCGTCATCTACTCTATCTCCCAAGGAGAACGTCCTCATGTGTTGCCAACCGATTGTTAAACTATCTATCCTAGCGGTCTCGATCGCCTGTTTGAATACGGTGGGGGCTGCCTTTCCCGTCCGGGCAGTCGAATTCAATCCCCCGGATGTGGGCACCCCGGAACGCCGGGTCGGAGGCGGAACCCGCAGTGGGTCGCCTTCGGAAATCGATACTCAAGTCGGCATTTTTCAACCGCGCCAATCCGGCGCCCCCGATCGCCGCATCGGTGGCGGCAGTCGCGGCTGTAGTGTCGGCGAAAACGGCGAATCGGGCCAACCCCTGACGGCGATCGTGCCGGAAAGTTTGGTCGGCTTGACCGTTTCCCAAGCGCCTACGTTTTTCTGGTACGTCCCCAAACACGACGCCCCGGCGGTCGAATTTGCCTTGCTCGACGAAGAACGACAAACTGTTATTTACGAAACCACCTTTCAAACTCGGGGACAAGCGGGATTGATTAGCCTGCAACTCCCGGAGAATGCCAATTTAATTCCCTTGGAACTCAATAAAAAATATCGCTGGTATTTTTCGATCGTCTGCGATCCTGAAGATCGGGCCGGAGATATTGCCGTCGAAGGGTGGATTCAACGGGTCGAACCGAGTGCCCAACTGCAAGAGCGACTCGCCGCCGCGCAATCGGACGGCGATCGCGCCGCCATCTACGCCCAAGAAGGGATCTGGCACGAAACGATCGCCTTACTCGTCCAACAGCGTCTCGCCGATCCGGACAATCCCCAGTTAGAACGGGAGTGGAATCAACTCTTACAATCGATCGGCCTCGACCATCTCGCCCAACTGTCTCTCTGGGAAACTTCCGAGGCGCGCGTTCCGTAA